The DNA region ACGTCAAGCGACAGCGCCGTCACGATATCCAGTTGAATCGAGGGGTCGCTGCAGGCGCGCTGGTAGAAGGCATTGACCAGCCGATTGGGCTTGCCCAACCCCAGCGGCAAGCCGACAACCAGCCTCTTGCCCACACGTTCGATGGCCTTGTCGACGACTGTCTCGTACACTCGGTTTGTCATCCTGGCGCCCCGCGCATGCGTCCAAGCCTTAAACTATCACCAAAATCATTCAAGCAAACCGAACAATGTCAGAATCGACTCCAGTCACCCCATGCCTGCTGCTGGACACGGCGCGCATGACCCGAAACATTGAGCGCATGAGAACCCGGCTTCAGTCGCTGGGGCTTGCATTGCGTCCGCACGTCAAGACCTGCAAGAACATCGACATCGCGCGCCAGCTGACCGCCGGCCAGCCCGGCGGCGTGACCGTCTCGACCCTGGCCGAGGCCGACTATTTCTTCGAGAACGGCATCACCGACATTCTCTACGCCGTCGGCATTGCTCCCGGAAAACTTGCCGCCGTGGCCGATCGCATGGCCCGCGGCATGGCGCTGCGCATCATTCTCGACCATCCGCAAACGGCCACCGCAGTGGCCCGTGCGGCACGTGAGTTCGACACCCGTTTTCGCGTACTGGTCGAAATCGACGCCGACGGCGAGCGCGCTGGACTGCGTGCCGATGCACCGGAACTGATCGAAATCGCCAGCATTCTCGACGCCGCCGGATGTCATGTCGACGGCGTGATGGTGCATGCCGGCGGTTCGTATCACTGCCCCGACGCCGACAGCATGCAGCAAATGGCCGAAACCGAACGCGCCAGCGCCGTGGCAGCGGCCGAGCGCTTGCGGCAGGCCGGCCACGCGGCTCCTGTCGTCAGCGTCGGATCCACTCCCACGGCCACCTTTGCCCGCGACCTGACCGGCGCCACCGAAGTCCGCGCCGGCGTGCACGTGTTTCAGGATCTGGTCCAGGCCGGCCTGGGCGTTTGCGAAATCGACGACATCGCCATCTCGGTGTTGACCGAAGTCATTGGTCACCGTAGCGAAGATGGCCGGCTGCTGGTCGATGCCGGCTGGATGGCGCTGTCGCGTGATCGCGGCACCGCCGATCAGCCCATCGATCAAGGCTATGGCCTGATCTGCAGCGAGGACGGAGAAGCACTTGATGACATCATCGTCACCGGCACCAACCAGGAGCACGGCATCGTGGGCAGACGGGACGGTTCACCGCTGAATCTCGACACGTTCCCCGTTGGCACCCGTTTGCGGGTCCTGCCCAACCATGCCTGTGCCACGGCCGGGCAGCATGATGGTTACTGGATAGTCGGCAGTCCCGACCAGGCCCGGCGATGGCTGCCGCGCTGCCGCGGTTGGTAAACGGTCCGGCTTGGCCACGAACGAGGAAGGACTTTATAAATGAGTTACTACCCGCTTCTAAAAAACATCCATATCTTCATTGCGCTGCTCAGTGGCCTGGGGTTCGCCGTGCGAGGTTACCTGCGCCTGGTCGCGAATCGGCCGCTGAGTCACCCGGTCATACGCATCGCACCGCATATCCTCGATACGCTGCTGCTGGCTACCGGCATCGCACTGTGGGTCATGGTGGGATGGACCTTCCTGTCCTGGCTGGGGCTCAAGATCGGCCTGATCGTGGCCTACATCCTGATCGGCATGGCCGCCTTCCGCAAAGGCCACGGCGGCAGCGGCATCATCCTGTACTGGCTGGCCCTGGGCATCTACCTGGCGATTGCATTCATTGCCGTGCACAAACCGATCTGAACCCTGACATCAGGGGCTAGAAAAAGAATGCCCCGGCACGTAGGTGCCGGGGCGGGGCCAACAGCATGTGAATCGCCGTCAGGGGGCAGGGAAGGGGAAGCGATTCACGCGCCCGTCAGCAAACTGAAACCTCATAGACTCAGGGAAGTGAAATCACTTCAAAGCCTTGGTGCGAATTTTCATGACCAGCGTGTGCAACGAGGACTTCATCGGCGTACCGCCCGGAGAGCCGATGAACAATCACATGAGTCCCTTCTTCATCGATCACGACTTCGGCGATACCCCAGGCGCCGGATACCGGAGAACAGCTTTCACTTGCCGCTCCACTGCCGGAACCTTGCACCAGCAGTCTTGAGCCATTGCCACCTACAGATTCGGGCGAACCGCTGCCAGAACCCTGGACCAGAAGGCCTGAATCGCTGTCGCCTGCACTTTCCGGCTTGCCGCTTCCCGAACCCTGAACAAGCAGACTGCCATCGCTGGCACCGACTGACTCTCCGGCCGCGCCGCTTCCCGAGCCCTGAACCAACAGACTTCCATCGTTGGCTCCGACCGACTCTCCGGCTGCACCACTTCCCGAGCCCTGAACCAGCAGACTGCCATCGCTAACGCCGACCGACTCCCCGGCCGCACCGCTTCCCGAGCCTTGTACCAGCAGACCTGGCTGGCCTCCATCATGATTCTCTCCAGCAGCTCCACTTCCAGAGCCGCGGACCAGCGGGGAGTGACCACCACATTCGCTGGAAGGCGATCCACTGCCCGAACCCTGCACCAAAGGCCTTCCGCCGTCGACCAGAGAATAGAGTGGCACGATCAGGTAATCCTGCTGAATGGCATCAGCCGATACCGCGCCGGCCAAGACACTTCCCTCTGCATGCAGGGATATGGTCAGGCCGCTGTCCTGTTGCGAAACATGCAGGGAAACAGGCTCGGCAGCAATAGCCGACCCCATGACCAGACCCAACGCAACGGCAGCCACACAAAGGCTCCGACACGGACGAGACAGTTCTGCTCCCGTACCGCTCTTGCCAATCCCCGTTCCAGATTTTTCAATAAAACTCAACATATTCAACTCTCCTGCATTTCGATTATTCCGTCCTACGGCTCAGGTTGCCCCAGACCGTGCCTCTTCGGTGTTGGTAGGGTTTTCCCAGTAATACCAACCCACACCGATCGAACATTCATCCCGTTTAGATGGATGCAATTCTTCTGCTTCAAGGTGGTTTTCCACCGCTCTGATATGCGACTCGATTAGCGCACGGATATCCTCCCGCACGATCTCCAGTCGCTCTTTGGGAATTCGATGAGTCCAGCGATCCTGTTGCAGCCATGAAGAGTCGCTGGAGGTATGTCGTCTCGTGTTGTGCGCAACAGCCCTGCCTAGCCGATTGATCGCAAAACTGCCGGCCTCGATGGCGGTTCGCTCGGAGGGCTCCACCGGCATGAAAAACGGGTCGACAAGCTCCACACGGGTATCGTCGTCACACAGGCGTACGTTGCCGCTTTCCAGCAGCCGGTCGAGTGCAGTCTGGGGCGTGACGGCACGCCCTGCAGAGCGGCTGACCAGACGCTGGAAAGTGCTGTGGGGACCATGGATCAGCAGCCTGGCCGGTGCACCCGTATCGGGATCAATAAAGGACTCGTCCATTCGCCACATTTCCAGAATGGCAGCTTCCGAGCAGACATCGGCCAGTGCCATCTCGCCATCTCGCGTCTCGTAGACCTTGATTGCTCGGCCGTCCATTCCACACAACAGTGAGAGGGCCGAAGTCGTGACCCGCTTGTCGGGGTTCTCCGCTTCCAGGTAGCGACGCGCCTCGGTGACGTAGGCTTCTCGAACCAGCTCCACCAGTGCGCTACAGGAAATTCTCCCGACCGCGAAGCGGACCAGGGGCCGGATCATTCGCATCATGGCGCCAACCAGCCACCCGACCTGCGCCCTGCTCTCGTCTTGTCTTGCCAACTGTCCCATGCTCAGATCTCCATGATCTCGGGCTCATGCACCAGGTACCCCTGGGCGTAACCAACCCCCAGATCCTTCAGCAGCTGCAGCTCCTGAGGACGCTCCACACCTTCGGCCACCACCACGCCGCCGAGCCGATCAGCCAGCGTGGTCAGGCAATCGACCACGGCGCGCTGATGACTGCGAGAGTCGAATCCACTGATGACCCGACCGTCGATCTTGACGATGTCCACCACGCCGGCGGCGCACAGGTCAAAGCAGTTCATGCGACTGCCGAAATCGTCCAGTGCGATCAGGACACCGCGCTGCCGCAGCAGGCGGGCATGCTCAATCAGTCTTGAGCGGTTGCTGCAATCGGCGAACTCGATCAGCTCCAGACACAGCGAATGACCCTGCTCGCCAAGCAGCTTGTGCATCCGGGTCACGGTATCCACGAAATACGGAGCGATGAAAGATTCGGGATGGGCATTGACGCTAATGCGCGTCGGCCCTGCGCGCTCGGCCAGCCAGTACCCGGCGCGCTCAAGCACCTCCACATCGGTCACCGAGGGCGGGCGATGCAGGTAGAGGCACTCGACAAAACCGGCGGGAGAGCCGTTGAAACAGGCCGAGTCGGGCCGGATCAGCAACTCGTACCAGGGCCAGTCGGCACCAAAAACCGCGCCATCGGCCTGCAGCGCCTGAATGCGCTGGGCCGCGAAGGCGCAGTGATCCCCTGTTGCGGACAGGGAAATGGTTTGTGCGAGTGGACTGGCCATCTATTTTCCTCAATATTGGCATTTGCCATTTATGGCAAACGACAGTATCGTCAGTTGCCGCGATTGTCAAGCACTTTCTGAACATGGTGGCCCGGCCACATCGGCCGGACCGCTTTGAGTTGTGCCAATGCTTTCGCTTCGCTACGCTTCTGACGCAACCACGGAGACTTCCGAATGTCGACCAGCACCCGACTCGTCTGCGCCGTACTCGCCACCCTGGCGTTCACGGCGGCCTGCAACAAAACCGATACCAACGCGGCTGACGAGACCACCTACCGCCACGCCATTGACGGCGTTCCCGCAAGCCTGGACCCGGCCCACGCGGCCGATGTCTATTCGTCCACCCTGGTGGTGAATCTTTTTGACACGCTCTACCGTTACCGCTACCTGGAGCGCCCCTATCAACTGGCCCCCAACCTGGCAGCCGACATGCCGGAGGTGTCCGACGATGGCTTGGTCTGGACCATCCGGATGCGCGAGGACGCAGTGTTCGCACCCGACCCGGCTTTCCCGGATGGGACGGGCCGAAGGGTGACTGCCGCCGACGTGGTGTATTCCCTGGCGCGGCATTTCGATCCGGCCACCCGGTCGCAGGGTGCCTGGCTCTGGCGCGACCGGATTCTGGGACTCGACCAATGGGTGGAGTCCGGCGCCGACCCGGATCAGCCCATCGAAGGTTTGCAGGCGCTCGACGAGCACACGCTTCAGATCACACTCAAGAGACCATTCCCACAGCTGGCCCACACCCTGGCCATGGCCCTGTCGGCCGTCGTCCCCAGAGAGGTGGTGGAAAGTCGCGGGCGGGAGTTCGGAACCCATCCGGTCGGATCCGGGCCGTTCACTCTTGCGCGACGCGACGAAAGCCAGGCGGTGCTGCTCCGACGGCCGGACTTTGTCCGCGACCCCTTCGATCTGGCCTACGAGGGACATGACCCCGAACTGCATGCGGAACTGGAACTGGAGCACCTGGACGGTCGTCACTACCCCTTCGTCGACCGACTGGAGATCCACTTCATTACCGAACCCGGATCACGCTGGAGCAGCTTCGCAGCTGGCGAGGTCGACAATGTCATGGTGCCGCCCGACCAGGCCACGCGGATACTGTCGTCACGAGATCCAATCCGTTTTACACCGGAGATCAGTCAGCAGTACCACAGCATGGCTTCACCCGAGGCCGGCTTTGTGCTCTATGGCTTTAATATGGCCAACCAGGACATCGGTCACCACCCGGAACCGACACGTGACCAGGCCAACCGCCAGCTGCGCTGTGCCATGCGCGACGCCTTCGACTGGGACCGCTACAACGAGACCTTCCATCATGGCCTGGCCCAGGTATTCCCCGGCGCCATTCCGCCATTTGTGGAGGCGTTCGATCCGTCTCATGGAGAGGACAGCATCCGCCACCAACCCGAGCGGGCCCGCGAACACATGGATGAACTGGCCGCAACGGAGCAGTTGCCGCGACTGACCTACGGCATGGAAGCCAGCGTGCATCAGCGCCAGATGTTCGAACAGTTTCGCCAGCGCATGGTGGAAGCCGGCCTGCCACGTGACCACATGCAATCGCGGGCCTTTGCCTCGTTCGGGGAATACTCCCGCGCCATTGCCGCTGGCGAGCTTGATATCTTTCTTCTCGGCTGGACCATGGCCTGGCCGGATGCACAGTATGCGCTGCAACTGTTTTATGGCCCCAATGCCGCCCCCGGAGCCAACAGTTTCAGCTACCGCAACCCGGAGTTCGATGCGCTGTTCGAGCGCGCTACCGCGCTGCCTGACGGTCCCGAGCGGACCGCCCTCTATCGTCAGCTCAATGACATCGTGATGGACGACTGCGTGTTCATCGGCAGCCTGGCACGCACCCGTCTGCACCTGTGGCACCGGCACGCGCACATGCAACCCGACCGCGAGATGCTGGGCGGTTTCTTCCTGCGCTTTGTCGATGTGGGAGCGCGACCTTGAACCATCGGCGCGAGCTGCCGGCCTTCTTCCTGCGCAAGCTGGCCGCGGCCGTACCGCTGCTGCTGGGCGTTACCCTGATCAGCTTTGCTCTGACGGTGCATTTCGGACCGGACCCGGCCCATGCCCTTGTGGGCAAGAACCCGACCGCGGCCGAACTGGCGCAGTTGCGCCAGGAACTGGGACAGGACCGGCCGTTCTGGATCCGTTATGCCGACTACCTGCGGGGACTGGCCACACTGGATCTGGGTCATGCACAGGCCAGTGGAGAATCGGTACGTGAGTTGTTGGGGCGCACGCTGCCGGTGTCGGCCATGCTGCTGGCTCCCGGCTTCCTGCTCGGCACGGCCCTGGCGCTGGCGCTGGCGATGTGGGCTGCCTGGTACCGTGGCAGTCGGCTGGACCGCTGGATTACAGGATGCTCGGTGGTCGGCATGAGCCTGTCGTTCGTGGTCATCATCATCGGCCTGCAGGCGATATTCGGCGTCTGGCTGGGCTGGTTTCCGGTGCGTGGCTGGGCTGTGGGAGACCCGGGCAGCTATGTCCGGCATGTCTCCCTGCCCACCCTGGCCTTCGTGCTGGCCAGTCTGGGCTACAACACCCGGTTCTTTCGCGCCATGCTGGTCAATGCCATGAGCGCCGACCATGTGCGTACCGCACTGGCCTACGGCGCCACCCCGCGCCGAATCATGATCCGACACGTACTACCGGCAGCCCTGCTGCCGATCATGACGCGCATCATCTATACCGTGCCGGGCCTGGCCATTGCCGGCAGTCTGCTCATCGAGAGCCACTTTGCCGTGCCCGGGATTGGACGCATCACCTACCAGGCCATCCTGGCCGGCGACCAGGCAGTCATCATGGCCGTGGTGGGCCTGAGTGCCGTGCTGCTGGCCCTGACGGTGACCGTGGCCGACATGCTCGGTCAACTGGCGGATCCTAGGATTCGAGTCGCATGACCCCGCGAATCGTCCGCTTGCCTCGATACAGATCCTGGATGTCGGGCCTGCCCGTCCTGATCCTGGGCCTGTATGCCCTCGCCGCTGTCGGTGTGTGGCTCGGCCTTTGGTCCGGTCACTGGTCGGCCATGACCGGTCCGATGTGGGCGCCCCCATCACCCGATCACTGGCTGGGCACCAACCGCCTCGGCCAGGATATCTTCGCGCGCAGCGTGGCAGCCACCGCCACGGCATTCGAAATCGGGCTGGTCGTGGCCGTCGTCACCTGCCTGTTCGGCGGACTGATGGGCAGCATCGCGGGATTCTTTCACCGCGGCTGGATCGACGAATTCATCCTCTGGCTGACCGGCACCCTCGAGGCCATCCCCTTCTATCTTCTCGTCGGCGCCATTGCCTTTGCCCTGCACCGCCACCCGTCAGCCATGTACGTGGCCATGATGGCGGCCTTCTGGACCACCACCGCGCGCGTGGTTCGTGCCGAGGCGATCCGGCTTGAGCGATCCGGTTTCATTCTGGCCGCACGCGCCGGCGGCAGCGCACCCTTGCGCATCCTGCGAAGACATGTGCTGCCCAACCTGGCCCATGTGCTGCTGGTCCAGGCCACGCTCGTGTTTGTGGCAGCGATCAAGATCGAGGTCATCCTCAGCTTCCTTGGCCTGGGTGTGCACGACTCGATCAGCTGGGGCCTGATGCTGGCCGAGGCCGGTCAGGACATTCTGGCCGGACAGTACATGAACTTCGTGGTGGCTTCGGTCTTTCTGTTCGGCCTGGTCATGGCCGGCAGCCTGGTCGCCGACGATTTGCAGGACCGCCTCGACCCGAAGCGGCGCAAGAGCAAGCCGGCCGGCGTCGAACGCGATCCCCGGATACTCCCCTGAACGGTGAAGCGGTTATCATGACCGACCTGATCCTTCAGCCCTGGAGCTGCAGTTGTCGAGACATCGCCTGTCCACTGTCCTGATCCTGATACTGAGCCTGACCATGGGCTGCATGGGAGGGCTGCCGCGCGTTTCCACCGATACGCTGCGCGTCAGCATCGACAGCCTGGAGCGCACCGAAGATCACCTCGTGATCAACCTGGCCTTGCGCAACCTGCAAGAACGCGAGCTGGCCTACAAGGCACTTGAAATTCAACTCGAGCTGGACGGCACGAAGCTGGCCGGCACCCGGCATGAAATGCCGTTCGAGCTTCCGGCCCGCTCGCGCGAAGTCATCCGTATCGAAACGACCGGCAGCTCCGCGGGACTGGAACACCTGAACAAACTGTCGGAGGGCCAGCGCCAATCGCTGCCCTGGACCCTGGAGCTGGGCATGATTGGCGAGCGCGGGCCCACTCGCTCGGTCGAGTATGAAGGCTGGCTGCATGCCGTGCCCGGCCAGATCAACCGTTTTCGATAGAGGAGGCGTGATCGACCATGCATGGCAAGCGTTTCGTTATCCTGTCCTGGCATTCCATCCGCGTGCTGGACAACCACTACGCCGACAACGACCTGATCGCTTTTGGCGAGGACCTGCTTACCCTGGATGCGCAGGGCTGGACTGTGCTGCCTCTGGCACAGGCCCTGGCCGGTCTTGATTCGGGAACACTGCCCGACAAGGTGGCGGTCCTGACCGCCGACGACGGTTCCATCATGGACTTCGAGGCCTTCGATCATCCCAGCTGCGGCCCGCAGAAGAGCCTGGCCCAGCGCCTGCGCGAGTTCCGCGACTCGCCTGCCAGCTCGGGCCGACACCATCCCCACGTCAGCGCCTTCGCCATCGCCTCCCCACAGGCGCGCGACGAGCTCGACAGGACCGACTACATGAGCCTCGATGTATGGCGTGATGACTGGTGGGCGAAAGCCAATGAAAGCGGACTGATCAGCATCGAGAACCATAGCTGGGATCACAATCACGGCTCACTCCAGCGCACCGTGCAACGCGACAACCGGCGCGGCGACTTCCGCTGGATCGAAACCGAATCAGAATGTCGCGCCGAGGTCGACCAGGCCAGCGATTACATCGAGCGGCGCGCGGGCCGCCGCCCGTGTTTCTTCGCCTACCCCTACGGCCAGTCCAGCGAGTACATACGGCGGGAATACCTGCCAAGATATGGTCCCGAGCTGGGACTGCAGGCCGCCCTGGCCTGCGACCCGGAGCCCGTCACCGCCGCCAGCGACCGCTGGCACCTGCCGCGCTACATGTTTTCCCGCGACTGGAAGCAACCCGGTGACCTGGAAATACTTCTGAACGACGCCCAAGCTCACGCTTGACCGGGATCAAAGTAAAGATTCACTTGACAGTAGACAATCCCGCGATCAGATTCACACACGCAGCAGGCCTACGGGAGTGACCATGAACGAGCAAGACAAGCGTGACAGGCAGGAGATCTTCGAGGTCTACACGCGCCGAAAAGTCAGGGCGGCCAACATCTGGCTGCACGGCATGGGCGTCAATGCCGAAGACCTCAATCCCATCCTGGTCAACCTGCGCCAGTCACGCGAGATCGGTCTGCACTACATCGCCCCCAGCGCCCCGATCAGGCGCATCACGGTCAACCAGGACCGACCGACCCGGGCCTGGTTTGACGTGCGCGGCGAGCCCGGCGAGGCGCCACTGGATCGTGACGGCATGGACGAGAGCACACGCATGGTGCACGATCAACTCGATCGCCTTCGCAACCAGGGGCGCGATCCCCGTCATATCATCCTGGCCGGATTCTCGCAGGGTGCCACTCTGGCACTGCACGCCGGCCTGCGTTACCCGCACAGCCTGGCCGGCATCGTGGTGATGTCGGGAGAACTGCTGTTTGCCGACAGCCTCATGGACGAAGCCGAGGCCGCCAGTCGCCATACGCCCATCCTCATGCTGCACGGCGAAAACGACCGCGTGGTACCGATCACTGATGCCCGCGCCAGCCGCGATGCCCTGCAGGCCAGCGGCTACCAGATCGAGTGGAACGAGTTCCCGATCGAACACACGGTCTCGCCCGAAGAAGTCGAACGCGTCGACGACTGGATCCACCAGCGCCTTACCGAGACGCTGGCGCAGTGAATCCTCGATTCGAAACGTTACCCGATTACCAAGATTTCTCAGCCATGGCCGTGCTCTCATTCAAGAAACCGCAGATGAAAGACAGGTCGGAAATTTGACTAATCTGTGTTCATCTGCGTTCATCTGCGGTTCTGTAATTTCCCGGCCACAGGTGCCTGAAAAATCTGCGCAGCCAGGAATCCAAAAAACGATCATGCGACCAGACAACGATGCTACCAGTCCAGCTCCCGGCTGGGCATCAGCCAGGAGTCGTCGGGCACGTGCCCGGCTTTGATGGCCTGGTCGTAGCCGCTGGAAAACAACGTCAATATGTCATTCAGCGCGTCCTCCACGCTGCCGTAGCGCTGGGTTTCACTCATTGACGGGCTGTTCGCTCCCGGCGGCTGCAGGTAGTGGCTTTGCGCCACCTCGTACCAGTCATCGTCCAGGCTGCCGAAGATCCGCACGCGGATCATTTCCGACAGCCCCTCCAGCTCGAAACAGTATTCACCGACAAAACGGCGAGCATTGACCACGCCAGGACGACTAAACATCTGCGCCGGAATCTTCTCTTGTTGCTCGCTCATGGGCCGTTCTCCTCCATGGTTACGCGTCGCGTCCCAAGGCAGTCTGTCTGCAACAAAAACCCCTCGAGTTGCGCCAGATCAAATAAGCAATTAACGTACTCATTCAGAATCATATATCCAGTTTACATGTCTCCGGATCGGGGAAAGGTAAAAGACAGCGGATGATTCCGACTGTACACCAGCAACAGTCAGTGCCATCGCCACTGAACAGGTGCGCGACAGCCACGGAGGCCATATGAGTCGCCTTCTGGCGGCACTGAGCCTGTCGGTGCTGCTGTGGGGCCCGGCTCTGGCCGACCCCCGAGACGGTGCCCTGGGTGAGTTCTTCCCCGAGGCCGATCATGCCGGCGACCGTGCCGGGGAGCCGCCGGCCCGCCCGGTCTTTCGCGACGACGAACAGATCGGCCTGATATTCGAGACCATCGACGTCGCACCGATCCCCGCCTATTCCGGCAAACCGGTCAACATGCTGGTCGGGCTGGACATGGACGGCATGGTCACCGGCGTCAGGGTTCTGGAGCACGAAGAACCCATCATGCTGGTCGGCATTCCCGAACGCCGCCTGGTCGAGTTCGTCGACCAGTACGTCGGCAAGACCATCCGCGACCGCGTGCGCGTTGGCCTGTCGGCGCGCATCCGCGAGGGCTACAGCTACGTCGATGCGGTTTCCGGGGCCACCGTCACCGTGGTGGTGATGGGCGAGGACATCATGAACGCCTCGCGCCTGGTCGCCGTCGGTCATGGTCTGGTCGACCCGGATGCCGTTCCCATTGCCGACCCGGCCACGGTCAAGGACGATGTTTTCGAGCCCATGGACTGGCCCGAACTGCGTGAAACAGGTGGCGTCGGCCGACTGCACCTGACCCGCGGCGAGGTCGACGAGGCCTTCATCGGCACCGAGGCCGAGCAGGTCGACAATCCACCCGAAGGCGCCGAGGACGATACTTTCATCGACCTCTATGCCGCCTACCTCAATGCCCCGACCGCCGGGCGCAACCTGCTCGGCGATGACCACTACGAGCGGCTGATGGACCGGCTCGATGAGGGCGAGCACGCGATCTACCTGGCCGCCAGCGGACGCTATTCCTTCAAGGGCACCGGCTTCGTGCGCGGCGGCATTTTCGACCGCATCCAGATCAACCAGGGCGACAGCGCCATCCAGTTCCGCGATGCCGACCTGGTACGCGCACCGTCGCAGATTGCCGCCGACGGCGCACCGGAGATCAGTGAGCGCGATATCTTCATCGTGCGCTCCGAATACAGCTTCGATCCGGGTCGCCCCTGGGAACTGGACCTGCTGGTGCGCCGCCAGGTCGGTGCGCTTGACTCGGTCTTCGTCAATTTCCCGCTGGAGTACGAACCGCCGGAGGCCTGGTTCGACTACCCCGAGCCACCGCAAGCCATGCCCGGCCCGTCCGACCGACCGCTGTGGGTGACGGTATGGGAGGAACGCACCTGGCAGATCGGCGTGCTCGGCGCCGGCCTGCTGCTGCTGACCTTCATCCTGCTGTTCCAGGACTGGCTGGTCCAGCGAAAAAAACTGACTCGCGTCATCCGCACCGGTTTTCTGATCTACACCGTGGTGTTCATCGG from Wenzhouxiangella sp. AB-CW3 includes:
- a CDS encoding alanine racemase; the encoded protein is MTRNIERMRTRLQSLGLALRPHVKTCKNIDIARQLTAGQPGGVTVSTLAEADYFFENGITDILYAVGIAPGKLAAVADRMARGMALRIILDHPQTATAVARAAREFDTRFRVLVEIDADGERAGLRADAPELIEIASILDAAGCHVDGVMVHAGGSYHCPDADSMQQMAETERASAVAAAERLRQAGHAAPVVSVGSTPTATFARDLTGATEVRAGVHVFQDLVQAGLGVCEIDDIAISVLTEVIGHRSEDGRLLVDAGWMALSRDRGTADQPIDQGYGLICSEDGEALDDIIVTGTNQEHGIVGRRDGSPLNLDTFPVGTRLRVLPNHACATAGQHDGYWIVGSPDQARRWLPRCRGW
- a CDS encoding SirB2 family protein — encoded protein: MSYYPLLKNIHIFIALLSGLGFAVRGYLRLVANRPLSHPVIRIAPHILDTLLLATGIALWVMVGWTFLSWLGLKIGLIVAYILIGMAAFRKGHGGSGIILYWLALGIYLAIAFIAVHKPI
- a CDS encoding EAL domain-containing protein, with amino-acid sequence MASPLAQTISLSATGDHCAFAAQRIQALQADGAVFGADWPWYELLIRPDSACFNGSPAGFVECLYLHRPPSVTDVEVLERAGYWLAERAGPTRISVNAHPESFIAPYFVDTVTRMHKLLGEQGHSLCLELIEFADCSNRSRLIEHARLLRQRGVLIALDDFGSRMNCFDLCAAGVVDIVKIDGRVISGFDSRSHQRAVVDCLTTLADRLGGVVVAEGVERPQELQLLKDLGVGYAQGYLVHEPEIMEI
- a CDS encoding ABC transporter substrate-binding protein gives rise to the protein MSTSTRLVCAVLATLAFTAACNKTDTNAADETTYRHAIDGVPASLDPAHAADVYSSTLVVNLFDTLYRYRYLERPYQLAPNLAADMPEVSDDGLVWTIRMREDAVFAPDPAFPDGTGRRVTAADVVYSLARHFDPATRSQGAWLWRDRILGLDQWVESGADPDQPIEGLQALDEHTLQITLKRPFPQLAHTLAMALSAVVPREVVESRGREFGTHPVGSGPFTLARRDESQAVLLRRPDFVRDPFDLAYEGHDPELHAELELEHLDGRHYPFVDRLEIHFITEPGSRWSSFAAGEVDNVMVPPDQATRILSSRDPIRFTPEISQQYHSMASPEAGFVLYGFNMANQDIGHHPEPTRDQANRQLRCAMRDAFDWDRYNETFHHGLAQVFPGAIPPFVEAFDPSHGEDSIRHQPERAREHMDELAATEQLPRLTYGMEASVHQRQMFEQFRQRMVEAGLPRDHMQSRAFASFGEYSRAIAAGELDIFLLGWTMAWPDAQYALQLFYGPNAAPGANSFSYRNPEFDALFERATALPDGPERTALYRQLNDIVMDDCVFIGSLARTRLHLWHRHAHMQPDREMLGGFFLRFVDVGARP
- a CDS encoding ABC transporter permease; translation: MNHRRELPAFFLRKLAAAVPLLLGVTLISFALTVHFGPDPAHALVGKNPTAAELAQLRQELGQDRPFWIRYADYLRGLATLDLGHAQASGESVRELLGRTLPVSAMLLAPGFLLGTALALALAMWAAWYRGSRLDRWITGCSVVGMSLSFVVIIIGLQAIFGVWLGWFPVRGWAVGDPGSYVRHVSLPTLAFVLASLGYNTRFFRAMLVNAMSADHVRTALAYGATPRRIMIRHVLPAALLPIMTRIIYTVPGLAIAGSLLIESHFAVPGIGRITYQAILAGDQAVIMAVVGLSAVLLALTVTVADMLGQLADPRIRVA
- a CDS encoding ABC transporter permease encodes the protein MTPRIVRLPRYRSWMSGLPVLILGLYALAAVGVWLGLWSGHWSAMTGPMWAPPSPDHWLGTNRLGQDIFARSVAATATAFEIGLVVAVVTCLFGGLMGSIAGFFHRGWIDEFILWLTGTLEAIPFYLLVGAIAFALHRHPSAMYVAMMAAFWTTTARVVRAEAIRLERSGFILAARAGGSAPLRILRRHVLPNLAHVLLVQATLVFVAAIKIEVILSFLGLGVHDSISWGLMLAEAGQDILAGQYMNFVVASVFLFGLVMAGSLVADDLQDRLDPKRRKSKPAGVERDPRILP
- a CDS encoding polysaccharide deacetylase family protein, with translation MHGKRFVILSWHSIRVLDNHYADNDLIAFGEDLLTLDAQGWTVLPLAQALAGLDSGTLPDKVAVLTADDGSIMDFEAFDHPSCGPQKSLAQRLREFRDSPASSGRHHPHVSAFAIASPQARDELDRTDYMSLDVWRDDWWAKANESGLISIENHSWDHNHGSLQRTVQRDNRRGDFRWIETESECRAEVDQASDYIERRAGRRPCFFAYPYGQSSEYIRREYLPRYGPELGLQAALACDPEPVTAASDRWHLPRYMFSRDWKQPGDLEILLNDAQAHA
- a CDS encoding alpha/beta hydrolase, producing MNEQDKRDRQEIFEVYTRRKVRAANIWLHGMGVNAEDLNPILVNLRQSREIGLHYIAPSAPIRRITVNQDRPTRAWFDVRGEPGEAPLDRDGMDESTRMVHDQLDRLRNQGRDPRHIILAGFSQGATLALHAGLRYPHSLAGIVVMSGELLFADSLMDEAEAASRHTPILMLHGENDRVVPITDARASRDALQASGYQIEWNEFPIEHTVSPEEVERVDDWIHQRLTETLAQ